Proteins from one Desulfitobacterium chlororespirans DSM 11544 genomic window:
- a CDS encoding 4Fe-4S dicluster domain-containing protein: MAVNKGILIDYDWCTGCHTCEVACQMEHGLQVGQYGIKLAELGPWEYAQDKWQISYVPMPTDQCNLCASRVEKGKQPSCVQHCQAKCLSYGPLEELAKRLVDHPKQVLFALK; the protein is encoded by the coding sequence ATGGCTGTTAATAAAGGTATTTTGATTGACTACGACTGGTGCACAGGCTGCCATACATGTGAAGTGGCCTGCCAAATGGAACATGGACTTCAGGTAGGTCAATACGGTATCAAGCTCGCGGAGCTTGGGCCCTGGGAGTATGCTCAAGATAAATGGCAGATCAGTTATGTTCCCATGCCTACCGACCAATGCAATCTTTGTGCATCGAGGGTGGAAAAAGGTAAACAACCCTCATGCGTTCAGCATTGTCAGGCGAAATGCTTGAGCTACGGACCGCTGGAGGAACTAGCAAAACGTCTGGTTGATCATCCTAAACAAGTTCTCTTCGCCTTGAAATAG
- a CDS encoding molybdopterin-dependent oxidoreductase, translating into MEERHWSYAEHTKPFKHQEGELTVTRGSAWSGPGCHLGCGVLLYTDKSGKLVKVEGDPENPYNDGRLCVRCLNINEVTNHKDRLLYPMKRDPKDRGQNKWERISWEEAYDLIVEKFNKIKEENGAESVIFTQGTGRDIAQWISRLAWSFGSPNYCYPLSGAACYLPRVAGMVATTGNYWVADASQQFIDRYDNPEYKVPETMFIWGNYPLTSNSDGFYGHWVIDLMKRGMKIVCIDPKITWLAARAEEHLRVRPGTDAALALGMLNVVINEELYDKDFIKEWTYGFDQLKERVQDYPVDKVAEITWVPAEKIRNAAHILAKSKPATMQWGLAVDMTKESLPASQAIAALFYITGNADVPGGVIVPPELLPYSGGFGRELLSQEQAEKRIGLKDYPLLQYGFQIAQPDAVQKALETGVPYKIHGAWYQTTNPVACIAAEPKKWEEAVKKLDFVVFVDIFMTPSIMAVADVVLPAATFPERDGLRVGDGAQRGEVINKVTQIGECKSDMQINLELGKRFNPEAWPWEDVQDMFTHILKPTGFTFQELAEKAPAYMPFNYKRYEKGLLRQDGELGFNTATGKIELYSTFYEMAGLDPLPYFEEPSPGPGATPELLEEYPLVLTTGARIWSMFHSEHRQIERNRALRPDPEIEVNPETCTKMGIKDGDWVWVENQRGRAQRKVKATPVMDPRMVSCDHAWWRPEASPENLYDVYELNVNNLVPWIPGRSGFGSNFKTMLCKLYKVKDGE; encoded by the coding sequence ATGGAAGAAAGACACTGGTCATATGCTGAGCACACTAAACCGTTCAAACACCAAGAAGGTGAACTAACGGTGACAAGAGGCAGTGCATGGTCTGGACCCGGTTGCCATCTTGGTTGCGGCGTTTTGCTTTACACAGATAAAAGCGGCAAATTAGTCAAAGTTGAAGGAGATCCTGAAAATCCCTACAATGACGGAAGACTTTGTGTTCGATGTCTAAACATTAATGAAGTGACAAACCATAAAGATCGCTTGCTTTATCCCATGAAACGGGATCCTAAAGACCGTGGCCAAAACAAATGGGAGCGCATCAGTTGGGAAGAAGCTTACGATCTTATCGTAGAAAAATTTAATAAGATCAAAGAAGAAAACGGTGCGGAATCGGTTATCTTCACACAAGGAACCGGCCGCGATATTGCTCAGTGGATTTCTCGTTTAGCCTGGTCTTTTGGTTCCCCCAATTATTGCTATCCACTCTCAGGCGCAGCTTGCTATCTGCCTCGTGTAGCAGGTATGGTTGCCACCACAGGGAACTACTGGGTAGCCGATGCTTCCCAGCAATTCATTGATCGTTATGACAACCCTGAATATAAAGTGCCTGAAACGATGTTTATTTGGGGCAACTATCCTCTCACATCTAACTCTGATGGATTCTATGGGCACTGGGTCATCGATTTAATGAAACGGGGCATGAAAATCGTTTGCATTGACCCGAAAATTACTTGGCTTGCTGCTCGTGCCGAAGAACATTTACGGGTTCGCCCCGGTACCGACGCTGCTCTTGCCCTGGGTATGCTGAATGTCGTTATCAATGAAGAACTTTATGACAAAGACTTTATAAAAGAGTGGACCTACGGCTTTGATCAACTGAAAGAACGTGTGCAAGACTATCCTGTAGATAAAGTTGCTGAGATCACTTGGGTGCCAGCCGAAAAGATCCGCAATGCGGCTCACATTCTGGCGAAAAGCAAACCGGCAACCATGCAATGGGGACTTGCTGTGGATATGACAAAAGAGTCTCTGCCGGCAAGCCAAGCCATCGCGGCGTTATTCTATATTACTGGTAATGCGGACGTCCCCGGTGGTGTCATCGTACCACCTGAACTATTACCTTACTCCGGTGGTTTCGGGCGTGAACTTTTAAGCCAGGAGCAAGCAGAAAAACGTATCGGTTTGAAGGATTATCCTTTATTGCAGTATGGCTTTCAAATTGCTCAACCTGATGCTGTTCAGAAAGCTCTGGAAACAGGTGTGCCTTACAAAATTCATGGAGCCTGGTATCAAACCACGAATCCAGTGGCTTGTATTGCTGCGGAACCCAAGAAATGGGAAGAGGCAGTTAAAAAACTGGATTTCGTAGTCTTTGTTGATATCTTTATGACTCCTTCCATTATGGCTGTTGCTGACGTTGTCTTGCCGGCTGCAACCTTCCCAGAGCGCGACGGACTTCGCGTTGGCGATGGTGCTCAACGGGGTGAAGTCATCAACAAAGTCACTCAAATCGGGGAATGCAAATCTGACATGCAAATCAACCTCGAGCTGGGTAAGCGCTTTAACCCGGAAGCCTGGCCCTGGGAGGATGTACAGGATATGTTCACCCATATTCTAAAACCTACAGGCTTCACCTTCCAGGAACTTGCTGAAAAAGCACCTGCTTATATGCCCTTTAATTACAAACGCTATGAAAAAGGGCTTCTCAGGCAGGATGGAGAGCTTGGGTTCAACACCGCTACGGGAAAAATAGAACTATACTCTACTTTCTACGAAATGGCCGGACTGGACCCTCTGCCTTACTTTGAAGAACCATCCCCCGGACCAGGTGCAACACCGGAATTACTGGAAGAATATCCGTTAGTCCTTACTACAGGTGCCCGGATTTGGAGTATGTTCCATTCTGAGCATCGCCAAATCGAGCGTAATCGTGCCTTGAGACCAGATCCTGAGATTGAAGTGAATCCAGAAACCTGTACAAAAATGGGGATCAAAGACGGTGATTGGGTTTGGGTTGAAAACCAACGGGGGCGTGCGCAAAGGAAGGTTAAAGCTACACCTGTTATGGACCCTCGTATGGTGTCTTGCGACCACGCGTGGTGGCGCCCGGAAGCAAGCCCTGAAAACCTGTACGATGTATACGAGCTTAATGTCAACAATCTCGTTCCCTGGATTCCTGGCCGGAGCGGTTTTGGTTCTAATTTCAAGACAATGCTTTGCAAACTGTACAAAGTAAAGGATGGTGAATAA
- a CDS encoding UPF0280 family protein, producing MPINTYHYFKKSADLKTFTLHVKETHLRISVDRESCTESFKSNSHDSLLRLRSDIEKYIKAHHNFRSSFKPLNIPANAPPIVRCMGDAARAANVGPMAAVAGAIAEALGEELSKFAKEIIIENGGDLYIQTSRRRVIGIFASRTKFSYQIGLEIPENSSPLGLCTSSGTIGSSISLGQADAVVIQAGTASLADAVATATANKVQTPEDLRPALEFANKIPGVTGVLAIKGSALAAWGNLKLVKI from the coding sequence ATGCCTATCAACACCTATCATTATTTCAAAAAATCCGCAGATCTTAAGACCTTTACACTCCACGTAAAAGAAACCCACTTAAGAATCAGCGTTGACCGGGAGAGCTGTACTGAAAGCTTCAAGTCCAACAGCCATGACTCTTTGTTGAGGCTGAGGTCGGATATTGAAAAATACATTAAGGCCCATCATAATTTCCGTTCCTCTTTTAAACCCTTGAATATTCCCGCCAACGCTCCCCCTATCGTCAGGTGTATGGGAGATGCAGCCCGGGCAGCAAACGTCGGCCCTATGGCAGCTGTCGCAGGTGCCATAGCCGAGGCTTTGGGTGAGGAATTAAGCAAGTTCGCCAAGGAGATTATCATCGAAAATGGCGGTGATCTCTATATTCAGACCAGTCGCAGGCGGGTGATCGGAATCTTCGCCAGCAGGACGAAATTCTCTTATCAGATTGGGCTTGAGATTCCTGAAAACTCATCTCCCCTTGGGCTTTGCACATCTTCCGGTACCATTGGCTCAAGTATCAGCTTGGGTCAGGCCGACGCAGTCGTGATTCAGGCCGGGACGGCTTCTTTGGCAGATGCGGTGGCTACAGCTACTGCCAACAAAGTGCAGACCCCTGAAGATCTGCGACCTGCTCTGGAGTTCGCCAATAAAATTCCCGGGGTCACCGGAGTTTTAGCGATCAAGGGTTCAGCTCTGGCAGCTTGGGGTAATTTGAAGTTAGTAAAAATCTAG
- a CDS encoding Rpn family recombination-promoting nuclease/putative transposase: MKEFISLKIDYAFKLIFGKEGNEAILIAFLNAALKLPQERRIEAITIMNPELNKEYQGDKKSILDVRAETSEGVQINIEIQLSNQYDMEKRSLYYWAEMYSRQIREGMAYKELAKAVTINILDFNYLKQTPNYHNMFHLYEDEEKFQLTDALEMHFMELPKLLTKWRNREISPWENELARWLLLLEGADNQEILQTLEEIAMKDPVLHQAMTAWEETSDDPRIREAYFDRRKAVLDEKAAIREAELRLKEALEKGRAAGIAAGKAEVAKKLLDLGFEITKVAEATGLSEKDIKSLKD, encoded by the coding sequence ATGAAGGAGTTCATCAGTCTTAAAATCGACTACGCCTTCAAGCTTATTTTTGGCAAAGAAGGCAATGAAGCCATCCTGATCGCCTTTCTCAATGCTGCCCTCAAGTTGCCCCAGGAACGCCGGATCGAGGCAATTACGATTATGAATCCGGAATTGAACAAAGAATACCAAGGAGATAAAAAGTCGATCCTTGATGTTCGGGCCGAGACCAGTGAAGGGGTGCAGATTAATATCGAAATCCAGTTGAGCAATCAATATGACATGGAGAAACGTTCGCTTTACTATTGGGCTGAGATGTACTCCCGCCAGATTCGCGAAGGGATGGCCTATAAAGAACTAGCCAAAGCGGTTACGATCAATATTTTGGATTTTAATTATTTGAAGCAGACTCCCAACTACCATAATATGTTTCACCTCTATGAAGATGAAGAGAAATTTCAGCTGACCGATGCTCTGGAAATGCACTTCATGGAGCTGCCCAAGTTGCTGACAAAGTGGAGGAACCGGGAAATCAGTCCCTGGGAAAATGAATTGGCACGCTGGTTATTGCTCCTGGAAGGAGCGGATAATCAGGAAATCTTGCAGACATTGGAGGAGATTGCTATGAAAGATCCCGTACTGCATCAAGCGATGACCGCTTGGGAGGAAACGAGTGATGATCCGAGAATCAGAGAAGCCTATTTTGATCGGCGCAAGGCTGTGCTGGATGAAAAAGCAGCCATCAGAGAGGCTGAGCTTCGGTTGAAAGAAGCCCTTGAAAAGGGCAGAGCGGCAGGCATAGCAGCAGGTAAAGCGGAAGTAGCCAAAAAGCTCTTAGACCTGGGCTTTGAAATAACGAAAGTTGCCGAAGCGACAGGGTTGTCTGAAAAAGATATCAAGAGCTTAAAAGATTGA
- the moaA gene encoding GTP 3',8-cyclase MoaA: MLDSYGRDINYLRISVTGMCNLRCNYCMPEEGIKKKAHKEILSLETIEQIAFSAVNLGFQKIRITGGEPLVRKGIIDVIEQIAQLKSRGLKDLGLTTNGTLLSGYADELKKIGLTRVNISLDSLDEEKYAQITRGGKLSAVLEGIEAAKEAKLWPLKINVVLIGGFNDDEIEEFVNLTREDDVEIRFIELMPIGEASCWDQEHFLSGTEILKRVPQLLPLAVKGQGAVARLYKLPNSKGRVGIISPLNNHFCNSCNRIRITPDGKLKPCLHSDLELDIRNYGENYEGFLLDGVFAKPNRHSMQNENYEPILRNMNEIGG, translated from the coding sequence ATGCTGGATTCCTATGGAAGAGATATTAACTATCTGCGGATATCTGTAACAGGGATGTGCAATTTAAGGTGTAACTACTGTATGCCGGAAGAGGGAATCAAAAAGAAGGCCCATAAGGAAATTCTCAGCCTCGAAACAATTGAGCAAATAGCTTTCAGCGCCGTTAATTTGGGTTTTCAAAAGATAAGAATTACAGGGGGAGAACCTCTTGTCAGGAAGGGAATTATCGATGTTATTGAGCAGATTGCTCAGCTTAAATCACGGGGATTAAAAGATTTAGGACTAACGACGAACGGAACCTTACTCAGTGGGTATGCAGATGAGCTCAAGAAAATAGGACTAACAAGAGTGAATATTAGCCTCGATAGCTTGGATGAGGAGAAATATGCTCAGATTACGAGAGGCGGCAAGCTTTCTGCTGTTCTTGAAGGAATTGAAGCGGCTAAAGAGGCCAAGTTATGGCCTCTGAAGATCAACGTTGTCCTTATCGGCGGGTTCAATGATGATGAAATCGAAGAATTTGTGAATTTGACCAGGGAAGATGATGTTGAAATTCGCTTCATAGAACTCATGCCCATAGGAGAAGCAAGCTGCTGGGATCAAGAACATTTTTTATCAGGTACGGAGATTTTAAAAAGAGTTCCGCAATTGCTGCCTTTGGCTGTTAAAGGGCAGGGAGCAGTGGCACGTCTCTATAAACTTCCCAACAGTAAAGGCAGAGTGGGAATTATCAGTCCCTTGAACAATCATTTCTGTAACTCTTGCAATCGAATTAGAATTACCCCTGATGGGAAGCTTAAACCCTGTCTGCATTCTGATCTTGAATTGGATATCCGCAATTATGGTGAAAATTATGAGGGTTTTTTATTGGATGGTGTTTTTGCCAAACCCAATCGACACTCTATGCAAAACGAGAATTATGAGCCGATTTTACGCAACATGAATGAGATAGGCGGGTGA
- a CDS encoding MOSC domain-containing protein: protein MGKIIAVCTSPKKGMRKKNIGEGTLQVKFGIEGDAHGGDWHRQVSLLAMESIQKMQAKGLDVGPGDFAENLTTEGIDLVSLPLGTKLKIGENGLGEVTQIGKECHARCAIYYQAGDCVMPREGIFIRVLEGGPVRVGDSIEAIEND, encoded by the coding sequence ATGGGTAAAATCATTGCTGTTTGTACCAGTCCGAAAAAAGGGATGCGCAAAAAAAACATAGGTGAAGGGACGCTCCAAGTTAAATTTGGAATTGAAGGAGATGCCCATGGGGGTGATTGGCATCGCCAGGTCAGCCTGCTCGCTATGGAAAGCATACAAAAGATGCAAGCCAAGGGATTGGATGTTGGACCAGGTGACTTTGCCGAAAATCTGACAACGGAAGGAATTGATCTCGTTAGTCTGCCGCTCGGAACAAAACTTAAGATCGGCGAAAACGGTTTAGGGGAAGTCACGCAAATTGGTAAGGAGTGTCATGCTCGCTGTGCAATTTATTATCAGGCTGGAGATTGTGTCATGCCCAGAGAGGGAATATTCATCCGGGTGCTGGAGGGCGGTCCAGTCCGGGTGGGTGATTCTATTGAAGCGATTGAGAATGATTAA
- a CDS encoding type II toxin-antitoxin system prevent-host-death family antitoxin, with the protein MRINATDLQNAFGKYLALTEKEDIIITKNGRSVAKLTRYNEPDYFLIHEEALKYKTTRKISYEEYMELVESSDQRYELIDGEVYLLASPAFDHQVVLNEIAGYFYNYFKGKPCRSLTAPLDVRLFGYATKFEEDPNVVQPDIVVVCDEDKVNADNRYEGIPSLVVEVLSPSTKGKDMVTKLNLYMKSGVREYWIVDLAERSITHYAFSGERDIERLIILREDDIVRSPLFPGLEIRLPDLFEEIRPKTPKD; encoded by the coding sequence ATGCGGATCAATGCCACGGACCTGCAAAACGCCTTCGGCAAATATCTGGCCCTGACCGAAAAGGAAGATATCATTATTACCAAGAACGGCCGGAGCGTCGCCAAGCTCACCCGCTATAACGAACCGGATTATTTTTTGATCCACGAAGAAGCGTTAAAGTACAAAACAACCAGAAAGATCAGCTATGAAGAGTATATGGAACTGGTGGAATCCTCCGATCAGCGCTACGAACTGATCGACGGTGAAGTCTACCTGCTGGCCTCCCCTGCTTTTGATCACCAGGTGGTACTCAACGAAATAGCGGGGTATTTTTACAACTATTTTAAAGGAAAACCCTGCCGGTCTTTGACCGCGCCCCTGGACGTAAGGCTCTTCGGCTATGCGACTAAATTTGAGGAAGATCCCAATGTGGTGCAGCCGGATATCGTGGTGGTCTGCGACGAAGACAAAGTCAATGCCGACAACCGCTACGAGGGGATTCCCTCTTTGGTGGTGGAAGTCCTGTCCCCATCCACGAAGGGCAAGGATATGGTGACGAAGTTAAACCTTTACATGAAAAGCGGCGTCCGGGAATACTGGATTGTGGATTTGGCGGAGCGGAGCATCACTCACTATGCTTTTTCCGGAGAAAGGGATATCGAACGCCTGATCATCCTCCGGGAGGATGATATCGTCCGTTCTCCGCTTTTCCCGGGCCTGGAGATACGCCTGCCCGATCTTTTTGAGGAGATCCGGCCCAAAACCCCGAAAGACTGA
- a CDS encoding GNAT family N-acetyltransferase translates to MDIIPASEKHLERVCRLCRSCSAHMFSNQIDQWDEIYPDRKVFLDDIRSESLYLVLDDESGEAIACIVINEEQDPEYKEVSWQYERERIAVIHRLMVHPQYEGRGIARQLIRYVEELAQSRKYEAIRLDVFAKNPKAVSFYHQLGYQIAGKVRFRKGEFLCCEKLLQVHYA, encoded by the coding sequence ATGGATATCATTCCAGCTTCCGAAAAACATCTGGAAAGGGTCTGCCGTTTATGCCGGAGCTGTTCCGCACATATGTTCAGTAACCAAATAGACCAATGGGATGAGATTTATCCTGATCGAAAAGTTTTTCTTGACGATATCCGCAGTGAATCCTTATATCTTGTACTGGATGATGAATCCGGGGAAGCGATCGCGTGTATTGTCATCAATGAAGAGCAAGATCCGGAATATAAAGAAGTCAGTTGGCAATATGAAAGGGAAAGAATTGCCGTCATTCACAGGTTAATGGTACACCCGCAATATGAAGGCCGGGGAATTGCCCGGCAGCTGATAAGGTACGTTGAGGAGCTGGCGCAGAGCAGGAAATATGAGGCGATCCGTCTGGATGTCTTTGCAAAAAATCCGAAAGCGGTAAGTTTTTATCATCAATTAGGCTACCAAATAGCCGGTAAGGTGCGCTTTCGCAAAGGAGAATTTCTTTGTTGTGAAAAACTCCTTCAAGTTCACTATGCATAG